AATAGCTTTGAGGAATTGATAAAACATATTCCCAAAGAAATTCGCATCAAGGAATTGGCTCTTCAAGACAGTCTTTCCGAAATTGAAGTACGCGAAACAATTACTCAGTTAGCTGCTAAAAACACACCAGCATCAAGGCAAGCTTCCTTCCTTGGTGGCGGCTCATACCGCCGTTATACTCCAGCTGCTCTAGAATCAATTGTTTCTCGCTCTGAATTTGCCACTGCTTACACGCCTTACCAACCGGAAGTAAGTCAAGGCACGCTCCAGACAATCTATGAATTTCAAACTGCCATTTGCCTTTTAACAGGAATGGATGTTGCTAACGCTTCATTGTATGACGGACCAACAGCCTGCGCCGAAGCTGCTCTTATGGCTTGCCGTCTAACTGACAGACAGCATATCTATGTTGCTCAATCGGTCAATCCTGAATACCAGAAAGTGACCAAGACTTATGCCCAATCTTGCGGACTGCAGTTTGACACACTTGCGACACCGGATGGCTACTTGTCCGACAAGTTTGAAATTGCTGACGATGCATCCTGCGTGATTGTGCAATACAGCAATTACTTCGGCATTTTGGAAGATCTTCAAGCAATAAGCAAAAAGGCCAAGGAAAAAGGAGCCCTGCTTGTTGTCGTAAGCGAACCAATCTCACTTGGACTTCTGACGCCACCATCAGAGTTTGGTGCCGATATAGTTATTGGCGATGCGCAACCATGCGGTAATTTCTTATCATTTGGCGGTCCGTCTGCCGGATATCTAGCTTGCCGTAAGGATTTTGTCAGACAGCTACCCGGAAGAATTTGCGGCATGACCGTTGATTCGGAAGGAAAGCGCGCTTATACGCTGACATTGCAGACCCGCGAACAACATATTCGCCGTGCTAAGGCAACTTCAAACATTTGCACCAACCAGGCACTAAATGCTCTTTCCATGCTCGTCTATCTTGTCTTGATGGGACCAATTGGACTTAGGCAGTTGTCGGAAATAAGCGTAAGACGCGCGCATTATTTGCAAGAGCTGCTTACAGCAATTGATGGAGTAAAACTTTCTTTTGCCAAACCGTTCTTCAATGAATTTCTCATTGAGACAACAAAACCGGCCACACTAATTCTGCAGCAATTGCAGAAGAAGGGTGTGCTTGGAGGCATTGCCGTAAGCCTAAACTATCCGCATCTGGAAAAGGCAATTCTCATCACTGTCACTGAAATGAATAGCGTAAAAGACTTGCACAAATACGCCGACGCTCTCAAAGAAATCCTGTCCAATGGACAAGACAAAATGATTACAGCCAATAGCGGAAAAACTGCTGCAACCAATTTAACCAAGTAAAACTATCAAAATAACTAGTTGAGGTACAAACTCGTTTTATGGAACCCGTAGAACCAACGGCAAAGACTCAGACCGAATCTCAAAAGGTCTCCAGCCAAAAAATAGAAGCTCGTAAAGCCGGTGGTCTTAAAGGCTTCATCAAGGAAATGGTAGAACTGGTTGTTGTCACCCTTGTTTTGCTCATTGTTATTCGTTGGTTGTTTGCAGAAGCTCGCTACATTCCGTCTTCTTCGATGGAGCCGACCCTGCAAATTGAAGACCGCTTACTTGTGGAAAAACTTTCCGGCCACCTGGGCAAACCAATTCAGCGTGGCGACATTTTGGTTTTCTATCCGCCACCAATTGAAATGGGCGGACGCGATTTAAGTAATGACCCTCGCTATATTCTGGGTCGCTTAACGGGTCTGCCCTTTTTGCCAAACGAGCCGGCTTTTATTAAACGAGTAATTGGTCTGCCGGGAGACAGTTTAAGAATTCAAAGAGGGGTCGGCGTCTTCATTAACGGCGAACTCTTGGATGAGTCGTCTTATATCAAAGAAAAGCCCAATTATGACTTGACGACGATGGAAGACATTGGCGGACGCTCGTCCACAGGTGGTGCAATACGTCCATATGGTCAGAGCAAAGACCAAATTGTCGTGCCTGCCGGCCAACTATTTATGATGGGCGACAACCGCAACAATTCCGAAGACAGCCACGTATGGGGCTTCCTGGATGAAAAGCGGGTGATCGGTCGCGCCTGGCTTCTCTTCTGGCGCCGGCTTGATCTAGGAATTCCGCACTACCCGCGCTTCCCACAAGATGGCGAAGACTAGTCCGGATTAAATCCTGAGTAAAGGCCTGTTCACATTCTTAAAAAAGCGTATATTAGTGGCAACTAAGTTACTTGTATGGGCTTGATAGCCCGCCAAGCCCGCTTAGCCGAGAGTTGAGCACCTGAGAATTCCCCTCTCAGCTTGAGAACTAAGCTCTCACTGGGTATATAGCTCCCAGGGCTAAACCCACTGTATTGGCACTTACTACAGGAAAGCCAAAATGGCCAAAGAGCCTGCCGCTAACGATCCCACAAGAAGACAGGGTCAAAACGCAAACAATCCTGTCAATCTTGATGCGCGTAGGCGTTTGTTTCAGTCTGAGCCCAGACAAGTAAATGAAAAATCCAAGAAAAATAACCGTCCAAAGATAAACGAGGCTCCTGCCGCATCTGACCTTGCCGGGCGCGAAGTGGAATTGATTGAAAGAGAAATCAAAATTCTATCCTTGCAGCAAGAAGTCGAACATTTGCGCCCCGTATCCGGTCTCTACAGACTGGTTAGAGCAATGGCATCCGAGCGCAATCTTGATTCGCTCTTATCTCTCATTAGTCGCGAAACAAAGGCAATTTTGAAATGCGACCGTGCTTCTTTGTATGTTTTAGATAACGAAAATGGTGAACTCTGGACAACACACTACGATGACGGTCCTAACCACGAACCAACTGTAGTTAAGCTGCCTTTGTCCTCGACAAGCGTAGTTGGGCTGTGTGCAAGAAATGCCGAAACGGTAAAAATAGATACGGCATACAGCGACAACCGTTTTGACCCTGAATTTGACAGGCAATCAGGCATGCTTACAAGAAATGTCCTGGCAGTGCCGATGCTCAATCCGGGCGGCGAAGTATTGGGAGTTTTTGAGGCAGTAAACAAAGCAGGCGGTCCTTTCGCTGCAGAAGATTTAGAGTGGTTGCAAGGGCTATCTGTTGTAGCCGGTGGCTTAATTGAACAAACCAAAGCGTACAGTGAAATGGAACGCTTTATGGACAAGACCCTGGAGATGCTGGCACGCACAATTGATAAGCGTGACCCGCTAACAGCCGGACACTCCATGCGTGTCACCAAATACAGCCTATTAATCGCCGAAGCATTAACTATAGGACAACCAAATATTGACGTATTGCGCTATTCAGCAATGATGCATGACTATGGAAAAATTGGTGTGCCGGAGTCAATTTTGTGGAAAAACGGAAGATTGACACCCGAAGAATATTCCTGCGTGCAACAGCATGCCAAATTCACCTACGACCTTTTAATTACTTTGCCATTTACCAAGCGACTGGCTTCAGTTCCTTTTGTAGCCTCCTGCCACCACGAAAAACTTGATGGTTCGGGCTATTACCGTGGACTTAAAGGCGATGAAATTCCTTACCTGACTCGCATCATTACAGTTGCCGATGTCTTCGATGCTCTAACTTCAGTCAGACACTATCGCAATCGCATGGCAATTACCAAAGTTACTGAAATTATGGAATCAGGTCGCGACAATCATTTTGATGCGCAGATGGTCGACACTTTCTATTCCCTGCCTGCTGATTTCGTACTCAAGGTAATGGAGTCAGAGCGCGGTCAAGCACAGCTTGCAGATTTAGATCAGTTCTCGGCTCTAAGCTTAAGGAGACTAGTTGAGTTATGCGCCGGCGCCAAAGGAAGTCCTGAAGAAATAGTACTCAAAGATGCCTTTGAACAGATTTACTATGCCGGGCTGCCTTCTGATTATCAAGCTCTGGATTAGTCGAAAAATTCAAACTAGAAAGTCAATAAATGAGCGAATTTACAACCATGCTTAGAGAGCTGGAAGGCTTCATCAAGGAAGCTGGTTCCAGTGCCTACAAAAAATTCGACAAAGCAACTTACCGCATGCTTATAGATGGGCTGAAAGGCGAAGACCCTGATTCGGTCAAAGTAGTCATTGACCAATTAAAAAATGAAAGACACGCACTTGCCATCCCGCCGATGTTCATCGTCGCTAATGCCCACCCCATCGAATGGGTACGCAAGCAAGCCCAAAACGCACTTTTAGATTTGGCCGGCGCCAACGAAATAGAAGGACTGACAGCCGGTAAAACCTTTAAAGAGCAAGTGCATGTTTTGCTGGAGCACTACGGCAATTACCGCGATTAGCCACCTACTTGTCACTAATACCGTTTTCTATTAAGGTTGTAGGGGCGCATTGCATGCGCCCTTCTGGTAAAGGCCATGGTAATCAACACGCAAAGTGCCAATGAAACTGTCGATGGAAGCGCAATATCAATTGCCGACCTGTCGTTTCAGTATCCTCTAAGGCGTTATCAGCAAGAAATTCTTGAACTGGTCAAAATAAAGCTCAAGCGTGGTGAAAACAAGCTGCACATTGTGGCACCACCAGGAGCCGGCAAAACCATTATTGGCTTGCAGCTTGTCTCCGAGTTTAAGTGTCCCAGTTTGATAGTCAGTCCCAACACCACCATTCAGTCGCAGTGGGGACAAAAACTTGAACTCTTCATGCCACCACATCTAAAGTCTTACGGCCTGGATGATTTGATAGGCACTCATGAAGACATGCCGCTTAAGCCGATAACCACCCTAACCTATCAAGTCTTATCCACTCCCGGTCGCGAACAGGAATATTTAGAGCGCCTGGCACGCAAATCCTGGCTTGAAGAAATCTGCAGGGCTCAAAGTCTTTCAGCAGGGAATGCCGAATTGCGCATGATTGAACTCATGCAAAACAATCCTCGTGAATATCAAAACGAAGTCTCTCGGCACTTAAGCCGTTTAAGAAGACGACTTACAGAAGTGCTGGATTTAAAAGAAGTACTGCACGACAATGCGCTGGAACTTCTGCAATCTTTGCGCCGGCAAAAATTTGCGCTTGTGATTTTTGATGAATGCCACCACTTAACCGACTACTGGGCCGCTGTGATGACGCACTTAGTTAAGCGCCTAGACAATGCCGTCGTCATAGGTCTTACAGGAACTCCGCCTGAAGGCAAATCCAATCAGCAAGAAAATCGCTATCTAACTTTAGTTGGTGAAATTGACTACCAAGTACCCACACCGGCTCTTGTTAAAGAAGGCGGATTGGCTCCCTTTCAGGATCTGGTGCATATTACTCAACCAACAGAAACCGAATATTCATTTTTGGAGTTACAACACGAAGACTTCCATACTCTAGTTGATGAGCTGACAAAGCGAAGAAGCGAGGAAAAACAATCGCCTTTAACTGCTTGGGTTCAAGCAAGGCTGGATGAGTTTTTGTCCTCGGATGAGAAAAATATGCCTGAATGGCAACGAGAACTAACTACTGCCTGCATAAGATATCTCTGGCGTCTGGAGAAGCCCTTACCCAAAGGCATTGAATTGTCCGAACAACTTTGCCAGTCTCCATTACTGGATGACTGGATGAACATCCTGGAAGACTATGCACTGCGCAAATTGAAGATAAGTTCAGAAGCAAGCGACCATGAGATGTACCAGGTAATTAAATCAGCAGTACGCAAACTTGGTTATGCTCTAACAGAACAAGGCATTCGCAAACAAGCATCGCCTGTGGACAGGGTGCTTGCTTTCAGCAAGAACAAGGCTCATGCGGTTGCGGAAATATTGAACCTGGAATACAGAAGTCTGGATGACCGCTTGCGTGCAGCTGTCGTCACTGACTTTGAGCGCATGTCCGCGCTTGAGACAAAGAGTCTAAAAGGCGTCCTCACTGCCGAATCAGGCGGCGCAATCGGTGTCTTCCATGAATTACTCAAGGAGCCTATTGCTGAATTTGTAAATCCTTGTCTGGTTACCGGCTCACTTCTTCTTGTAGATAAGCGTATTGGCGAGCAATTTCTGACAGCAGCTGAGCAATACGTAAAACAAGAAGGTCTTAAACTAGCACTCTCAAAAATAGACAATGATGAATTTGGTTACTGTGAAATAACAGGTAATTCCAGCGCTTGGGAAACAAGGCTTTACGTAGGTCTGGCCACAGAATTGTTTGAGCGTGGATTATCCAAATGTCTTATAGGCACGCGTGGCTTATTTGGCGAAGGATGGGACAGTCAGGCGTTAAATACACTGATTGATCTGACAACAACAACTTCCCCTGTATCAGTCAAACAATTGCGTGGTCGTTCATTGCGTATCAACACTAACGATCCTCTAGGTGGGCGCAAAGTAGCCAACAACTGGGATGTTGTCTGTGTGGCGCCGCAACTGGAAAAAGGACTAAACGACTACAGCCGCTTTGTGCGCAAGCACGATGGCTATTTTGGTATTGCCGACGACGGACAAATTGAATGCGGTGTAGGCCACGTGCATCCGGCATTTTCCGAACTAACACCAGCTGATGTTTTTGCCTCTTCAGAAGAACTAAATACCGAGATGAATTTGCGCGCTCTTGCCCGCGATGGTATTTATGATCTCTGGAAAGTTGGACAACCTTATGCCAACAAATCGCTTGGCTGTGTCGAGCTTACTCGATTGAAGAAAATGGCTCTCACTCCGCCTCACATAAGACAAGACTTGCCCTACAAAGAACACATCAAGTACCTGCGCTCACATTTAAACGGCATCTGGCTGGAATATCTAGGCATTGGCAGCGCAGTCTCCGCTATTCTTGCTTATATGCTTACCTCGTATGGCATTCTTGTGTTTGCCGCCGCCTTGCCTTTAGTCTTTTCTTTGGTAATAGCAATAAGAAAACACTCGTCTTTATACGATAGGCTCAAAGCACAAGTCTGCCAACCAAACACGCAAGAATCTTCTCTTAAGGACATGGCATTAGCTGTATTTTCTGCGCTGCAGCAGATGCGCCTGCTGCCCAATTACCTGGAGCATAAAGCAGTCACAGTCACTAGAAGATCTGACGGCTCGTTTCGCGTATTTTTAGATGAGGCAGAAGAAGTACATGCAGATATTTTCGCCGCTGCATTTGAAGAGACTATGGCACCTCTCAATAATCAGCCTTACATTATGCCCAAATACGAGTACTCACTTGAACCTGTCGAACCAATCGAAGTCCTGGAAAAACAAGAAGAGTCTTCAGATGGAACGAAAGAAATTCCCAAGCCAATTTCCACACAAACAAAGGACCCGGTAGAAAGATTTTTCAAATCATACTTGGCAGGCAAATGCGAGCCCTATATTGCCTCCTACCATGCCATTCCCAAGGTGCTTGCCCGCTCAGAAAAAGGGCGTGAAACCTTTGAAGCAGCCTGGAATAAGTATGTAAGCCCTGGTTTTATCATCGAAACAGAGACAAAGCCGCATCTCTTAAAACGCTATTTCGGCATTGGCCCAAGTCTGGCTCATAAGCTCATCTGGGAGTAGCCACCGAGGCTATTGGTTAAATCAGTCGACTGGATAGCAGCAAATGTCCTTGCTAGGATAAGCCTTCTATCCAAGTGAGGGCGACCATGAACTTTGCAAGCGGCGTAAAAGAAATCTCTGCCAAGGCTCTTCAAGAGCGCATTAAAACCAATCCGGATCTTTTGTTATTGGATGTCCGTGAAGCAAATGAACTTGCCGTCTGCAAACTATCAAATATCAAACATATTCCTCTAGGCGAATTACCTGCCCGAGTAAACGAGTTATCCAACAAAGACTCTGAGATTGTTGTTTATTGCCGCTCAGGCAAGCGCTCAGAACGTGCCTGCCAATTCCTTACTGCCTCCGGCTACAAAGACGTGGCAAACCTAGATGGCGGCATTCTTGCCTGGGCCAAAGACATAGATCCAAGCATGCCGAATTACTAGAATTCTTCCCAGCTGACAGTTGTAAGACCGTTAACTACATAATTGCTACCCGAGCCGCTAGCAGGCACATAGCCAATCGTATTGACTGCAGCATAGGAAGAATCTTTCAAAGCTAGATCAAAATGGATATTGCCATTACCGGAAGAGGTAATTGATTTGCCAACTATCGAGCCATAAACGGTGCCATTTCCGCTCACAGAGATGCTGGCTGATGGCGCATAGATTACACCTTTAAAGTCCGCATTTCCCGATAATGAAACACTTTTGGAACTATTAGTAAATATTTGAAATTTCGCCGGAATATTTGTGGCATTACTCATTCCATTTCCAGCAATCTGAACGACTGTCGAGCCGGCGGAGTTCCCTTCTAAATAAACAACAGTATTGGTTGAGACATTGCTTTCAATTTGCAACTGTCCATTACCAGTAACACTAAATGAACTTGCTTTATATTTGCCAGGCGGGATATAGAGCGTGTTATTAGCACTGACATTAATCGAACTTACCGGCGCAACACCATTTCTTACTATTACTTTCCCATTGCCAGAAATATTAACAGCACCGACATTATATGAACCATCAGGCGAACTAGGAGCTACAGTCAAGCTGACCTGATCCTGACTTAGAGACTTATCAATTGGTGTTGTATAATCACCGCTGCGAGGAGTGCCTGCTTCAAGAGCTTTAACATTATCGCTGCCACCAGGTGCTGGTCCGACAGTGGCTGTAAAACCGCTGGTCATCCCATTAGCCTTGATTTGATTTTCAACAATAGCATTACCGCTTCTAGTTGCAACAGTAGCTGTTGTGCTTCCCTTTGGCAAAGAAGCGACAATCAAATTGCCCCCAATATGGGTATTACCAGACAGATTAACGCTGGTATTAGAACCAACATCACCTAGATAATTATTATGATTACTCGCACCATATGCACCATTTCTAGAATCATAAGCATCCGTAATCATATTACCGGAAGCGCTGAGAGCATTTTGAGAGTAAAGAGCATAGGAAAAAAATGGTGTGGTAGCAGGTACCGTAGTTACTTGTTTCAACATAGGTGCAATGACTATGCGTACGGTTGAAGTCAGCCCAGCATAATTAGAAGTAGCTGCAATCACTCTGAAACAGTTGGTATTTGATACCACATTGCCGGCCAATTGATCATCAAGCTGACTTTTCCAAACAGAGGCCGTAGATGGTGCTCTTACATTATTCACCGACACAGTTACAAGAGCTGCACTACCTACCACACTGGCGGGCACCTGCGATACGTGCGGCGCGCCATCAAGGCTTACATCATCATAGTTTGAAATCGTACCGTTCTTAAATGCGGTATCCAGCTGAGAGACCACGTAATCCAGACCAGCCTCCGCAGAACTCCTAACTATGGACCAATATCCAAGCTCGGATCCCTTCTGATACGTAGGGATAACGATGCTGGCCGTAGCCATTAGCCAGGTGGCTACCACAATAGAAAATACGGACACCGCTACTAAACTATATCCATTCTGAGCCCGTCTATTGCGCCTGTCAAACAAGAACTGCATACGCATATGCCACCGCTTAGTCTGATACAAAAAAATGGCCGGTCGCAACCGCGCACGACCCTTTCATTCAGCCCCTATCTGAATGAAAAACGATTGCGACCGCCTACTTCATCAGTACTTCCAGCATAGATCAGCAGTTCACTGGAAGCGTCCCCCCTAAGAGTTACCACTTGCTTAGATAAGCGGTAATTTAGAACTCTCTGCCTTAGCGCTCTTCCCAACTAACAGTTTTGAGCGAATTCACAAGAGTGGGTGTAGTAGTAGTAATGGTTATCTCTTGACCAGGAATGGTCACGGTGGCACCCAAGTTGTGGGTATTAGCATACGTACCATCAGCTAGAGCTAAATCAAAATGAACAGTGGCATTACCAGTTGATGTAACTTGTTTTCCAACTATTGCGCCATATACGCTACCATTGCCACCTATGGTTATCGGAGAAGAGGGTGCATAAATGACACCACGAAAATCGGCATTGCCGGTGATACTGGTACTTTTGGAGCTATTTGTGACAACTTGAAATTTAGAAGGAATTTGCGTCGCATTAGAAACACCATTACCACCCAGCGAGATAACCGTGCTGCCGGCCGTATTACCTTCGAGGCTAATAACCACATCCGTACTGACATTACTTTCCAACTGAATTTGTCCGTTGCCTGAAATTGACAACGATGTAGCCTTATAGTTACCCGGAGGAATATAAATAGTGTTATTCGCTGACACATTTATTGAACTGACCGGGGCGGCGTTATTGCGAACAATAACCTTGCCGTTACCAGAGACATTGATTGCTCCTACATTGTACGCGCCGGATGGCGCGCTGGGCGCAGGTGACAGGGTAATCTGATTTGAAGTTAAAGACTTATCTATGGGGGTTGTGTAGTCGCCGGATCTTGGTGTGCCAAATTCAAGAGCTTTAACAGTATCACTACCGCCCGGTGTAGGTCCATTTGTACCAGTAAATCCACTTGTAACGCCATTCACCTTCAATTGATTTTGCACCACTGCGTTGGCAGATCTGGTTGCCACGACTGCAGTGGTACTTCCTTTGGGCAATGAGGTGACTACTAAATTGCCGCCAATATTCGAATTAGCACCAATTGTGGCACTTGTGTTGGAGCCTACGTCGCCCCTATAGTTATTTCTATTTGTCCCACCATAGGCCCCGTTTCTTGAGTCGTAAGCATCAGTACTCATATTACCGGAAGCCAACATGGCGCCATCTGAAAAAATCGCATAATTAAAAAACG
The Candidatus Obscuribacterales bacterium DNA segment above includes these coding regions:
- the gcvPA gene encoding aminomethyl-transferring glycine dehydrogenase subunit GcvPA encodes the protein MSESQNVPYLPHTTKDRQEMLKTIGVNSFEELIKHIPKEIRIKELALQDSLSEIEVRETITQLAAKNTPASRQASFLGGGSYRRYTPAALESIVSRSEFATAYTPYQPEVSQGTLQTIYEFQTAICLLTGMDVANASLYDGPTACAEAALMACRLTDRQHIYVAQSVNPEYQKVTKTYAQSCGLQFDTLATPDGYLSDKFEIADDASCVIVQYSNYFGILEDLQAISKKAKEKGALLVVVSEPISLGLLTPPSEFGADIVIGDAQPCGNFLSFGGPSAGYLACRKDFVRQLPGRICGMTVDSEGKRAYTLTLQTREQHIRRAKATSNICTNQALNALSMLVYLVLMGPIGLRQLSEISVRRAHYLQELLTAIDGVKLSFAKPFFNEFLIETTKPATLILQQLQKKGVLGGIAVSLNYPHLEKAILITVTEMNSVKDLHKYADALKEILSNGQDKMITANSGKTAATNLTK
- the lepB gene encoding signal peptidase I, which codes for MEPVEPTAKTQTESQKVSSQKIEARKAGGLKGFIKEMVELVVVTLVLLIVIRWLFAEARYIPSSSMEPTLQIEDRLLVEKLSGHLGKPIQRGDILVFYPPPIEMGGRDLSNDPRYILGRLTGLPFLPNEPAFIKRVIGLPGDSLRIQRGVGVFINGELLDESSYIKEKPNYDLTTMEDIGGRSSTGGAIRPYGQSKDQIVVPAGQLFMMGDNRNNSEDSHVWGFLDEKRVIGRAWLLFWRRLDLGIPHYPRFPQDGED
- a CDS encoding GAF domain-containing protein — protein: MAKEPAANDPTRRQGQNANNPVNLDARRRLFQSEPRQVNEKSKKNNRPKINEAPAASDLAGREVELIEREIKILSLQQEVEHLRPVSGLYRLVRAMASERNLDSLLSLISRETKAILKCDRASLYVLDNENGELWTTHYDDGPNHEPTVVKLPLSSTSVVGLCARNAETVKIDTAYSDNRFDPEFDRQSGMLTRNVLAVPMLNPGGEVLGVFEAVNKAGGPFAAEDLEWLQGLSVVAGGLIEQTKAYSEMERFMDKTLEMLARTIDKRDPLTAGHSMRVTKYSLLIAEALTIGQPNIDVLRYSAMMHDYGKIGVPESILWKNGRLTPEEYSCVQQHAKFTYDLLITLPFTKRLASVPFVASCHHEKLDGSGYYRGLKGDEIPYLTRIITVADVFDALTSVRHYRNRMAITKVTEIMESGRDNHFDAQMVDTFYSLPADFVLKVMESERGQAQLADLDQFSALSLRRLVELCAGAKGSPEEIVLKDAFEQIYYAGLPSDYQALD
- a CDS encoding DEAD/DEAH box helicase family protein, whose translation is MVINTQSANETVDGSAISIADLSFQYPLRRYQQEILELVKIKLKRGENKLHIVAPPGAGKTIIGLQLVSEFKCPSLIVSPNTTIQSQWGQKLELFMPPHLKSYGLDDLIGTHEDMPLKPITTLTYQVLSTPGREQEYLERLARKSWLEEICRAQSLSAGNAELRMIELMQNNPREYQNEVSRHLSRLRRRLTEVLDLKEVLHDNALELLQSLRRQKFALVIFDECHHLTDYWAAVMTHLVKRLDNAVVIGLTGTPPEGKSNQQENRYLTLVGEIDYQVPTPALVKEGGLAPFQDLVHITQPTETEYSFLELQHEDFHTLVDELTKRRSEEKQSPLTAWVQARLDEFLSSDEKNMPEWQRELTTACIRYLWRLEKPLPKGIELSEQLCQSPLLDDWMNILEDYALRKLKISSEASDHEMYQVIKSAVRKLGYALTEQGIRKQASPVDRVLAFSKNKAHAVAEILNLEYRSLDDRLRAAVVTDFERMSALETKSLKGVLTAESGGAIGVFHELLKEPIAEFVNPCLVTGSLLLVDKRIGEQFLTAAEQYVKQEGLKLALSKIDNDEFGYCEITGNSSAWETRLYVGLATELFERGLSKCLIGTRGLFGEGWDSQALNTLIDLTTTTSPVSVKQLRGRSLRINTNDPLGGRKVANNWDVVCVAPQLEKGLNDYSRFVRKHDGYFGIADDGQIECGVGHVHPAFSELTPADVFASSEELNTEMNLRALARDGIYDLWKVGQPYANKSLGCVELTRLKKMALTPPHIRQDLPYKEHIKYLRSHLNGIWLEYLGIGSAVSAILAYMLTSYGILVFAAALPLVFSLVIAIRKHSSLYDRLKAQVCQPNTQESSLKDMALAVFSALQQMRLLPNYLEHKAVTVTRRSDGSFRVFLDEAEEVHADIFAAAFEETMAPLNNQPYIMPKYEYSLEPVEPIEVLEKQEESSDGTKEIPKPISTQTKDPVERFFKSYLAGKCEPYIASYHAIPKVLARSEKGRETFEAAWNKYVSPGFIIETETKPHLLKRYFGIGPSLAHKLIWE
- a CDS encoding sulfurtransferase, giving the protein MNFASGVKEISAKALQERIKTNPDLLLLDVREANELAVCKLSNIKHIPLGELPARVNELSNKDSEIVVYCRSGKRSERACQFLTASGYKDVANLDGGILAWAKDIDPSMPNY